One part of the Ziziphus jujuba cultivar Dongzao chromosome 2, ASM3175591v1 genome encodes these proteins:
- the LOC107418654 gene encoding loganic acid O-methyltransferase-like, protein MATEESRTVQEAYPMMGGDGLYSYAKNSTQQRKATDSAKEPIKKAIAEKLGKEILQSSKTFRIADLGCSVGPNTFFAAQNILEAVESKYKSEGLNSQIPDFQVFFSDHTSNDFNLLFTSLPQDRRYYVAGVPGSFHGRLFPKNSLHFVHSSYAIHWLSRAPKEVVNKNSPAWNKGRIHYSNSGDEVVLAYKAQYDKDVQQFLQARAQEIVYGGLMVLIVPGIPNGTHHSQSLPSMNLELLGSCLMDLARKGMVSEEKVDSFNLPIYNMSPQELEAAVERNGCFSVEGVEYLPLVVPNVSGESKINGQVLASHLRAAMEGIIKQHFGEEILDLIFDSYRKKIEENSSIFNFGKAVHFFIILKRISENQLS, encoded by the exons ATGGCAACAGAGGAATCCAGGACTGTGCAAGAAGCATATCCAATGATGGGTGGAGATGGCCTCTACAGTTATGCCAAGAACTCTACACAGCAG AGAAAAGCTACCGATTCTGCCAAAGAACCGATAAAGAAAGCAATTGCAGAAAAGCTTGGCAAAGAAATCCTACAATCTTCCAAAACTTTCCGAATTGCAGATTTGGGTTGCTCTGTTGGACCCAATACATTCTTTGCAGCACAGAATATACTCGAAGCAGTTGAGTCCAAATACAAGAGCGAAGGATTGAATTCACAAATCCCAGATTTTCAAGTTTTCTTTAGCGATCATACCTCAAATGATTTCAACCTGCTTTTCACATCCCTCCCTCAAGACCGGCGATATTATGTAGCGGGTGTTCCTGGATCTTTCCATGGTCGCTTGTTTCCCAAGAATTCTCTTCACTTTGTTCATTCTTCTTATGCCATTCACTGGCTTTCTAGAGCACCAAAAGAGGTGGTGAACAAAAACTCTCCTGCTTGGAATAAGGGCCGGATTCATTACTCGAATTCGGGAGATGAAGTAGTTTTGGCTTACAAAGCTCAATACGATAAGGATGTGCAGCAATTTCTACAAGCCAGGGCACAAGAGATTGTATATGGAGGATTGATGGTACTCATTGTTCCTGGAATTCCCAATGGAACTCATCACTCTCAAAGTCTGCCTAGTATGAATTTGGAGCTTCTTGGATCTTGCCTCATGGACTTGGCAAGGAAG GGAATGGTTAGTGAGGAGAAGGTGGACTCTTTTAATTTACCAATATATAACATGTCTCCCCAAGAACTAGAAGCTGCTGTTGAAAGAAATGGATGTTTTAGCGTAGAGGGAGTGGAATACCTACCTCTTGTGGTACCAAATGTTTCTGGTGAGTCTAAAATTAACGGCCAAGTTCTTGCATCGCATTTGAGAGCTGCCATGGAAGGGATAATCAAGCAGCattttggtgaagaaatcttggatttgatctttGACTCTTACAGGAAGAAGATTGAAGAGAACTcttccatttttaattttgggaaGGCAGTCCACTTCTTTATCATTCTTAAACGCATATCAGAAAATCAGCTTAGCTAG